The following coding sequences lie in one Heyndrickxia oleronia genomic window:
- a CDS encoding MBL fold metallo-hydrolase — protein sequence MCDVIVNIIGTAQDAGIPHPNCFCKNCMRAIEDRKYRRFAASLAIILPHSKEWHLIDATPDIREQMTAIQLKYRLQKQLMNSIWLTHAHIGHYPGLMFLGREAIGANGVAVYCGGKMKQLVETHAPWRQLVDLNNINPIEIIQDESMELSSGIEIIPVEVPHRNEFSETFGYWIKGPTRKLLYIPDIDRWEEWDRDIYDMAKEADICLLDGTFYSIEEIEQMGRSYNEIPHPIMTETMDRLQNLVEETDIYFTHFNHSNPAIDSKNAEFKEVKNRGFHIAVDGMEIRL from the coding sequence ATGTGCGATGTGATCGTGAATATTATTGGTACTGCACAAGATGCGGGTATTCCCCATCCAAATTGTTTTTGCAAAAACTGTATGAGAGCAATAGAAGATAGAAAATATCGGAGATTTGCTGCCTCTTTAGCGATTATTCTACCTCATTCAAAGGAGTGGCATTTGATAGATGCTACCCCTGACATAAGAGAGCAAATGACAGCTATTCAATTGAAATATCGGCTACAAAAACAATTGATGAACAGTATTTGGCTCACGCATGCACATATTGGCCATTATCCCGGATTAATGTTCTTAGGGAGGGAGGCTATTGGAGCAAACGGAGTAGCGGTTTATTGTGGTGGGAAAATGAAGCAGCTAGTAGAAACACATGCCCCATGGAGGCAGTTAGTGGATCTAAACAATATTAACCCGATAGAAATTATCCAAGATGAATCGATGGAACTTTCTTCTGGTATAGAAATAATTCCTGTTGAGGTTCCACACCGTAATGAGTTTTCAGAGACGTTTGGTTATTGGATTAAAGGACCAACTCGTAAACTCTTATATATCCCGGATATCGATAGATGGGAGGAATGGGACCGTGATATTTATGATATGGCGAAGGAAGCAGATATTTGCCTATTGGACGGCACGTTCTATTCAATTGAAGAAATTGAGCAAATGGGAAGAAGCTATAACGAAATACCTCACCCAATCATGACAGAAACCATGGACCGTCTCCAAAACCTAGTAGAAGAAACAGACATATATTTCACCCATTTTAATCACTCTAACCCGGCAATCGATTCAAAAAATGCCGAATTTAAAGAAGTAAAAAACAGAGGATTCCATATAGCGGTGGATGGAATGGAAATTCGATTATAG